Sequence from the Bremerella volcania genome:
TGGCCACCGAGCTTATCGGCGCGGCTGCGGTCCGATCGCATTTCGGCGATCTCGCGTGCATCGGCGATGTCTTTCAATACGTAGAACTTCTCGCCGGCGGCAGGAGCTTCGTCGAAACCGGTGACGTTGACCGGGGTCGAAGGAGCGGCTTCTTCCAGACGCTTGCGGGCGTCAAGCGTATCGTACATCGCTTTGACACGGCCAAAGGTACTACCGCAGACGATCACGTCGCCTACTTTCAGGGTACCGTTGTTGACGATCAGCTTGGCAAGCACGCCACGATCCGACTCTTGTTCGGCTTCCAGGCAAACGCCGACCGCGTCGCGGCTGGGGTTGGCTTTGTATTCGTGGATTTCGGAGGTCAGCAAGATGGTTTCCAGCAGCGCGTCGACCCCTTCGCCGGTGATGGCGCTGGTCTTCACCACTTCGACGTCACCGCCCCATTCGGCCGGCAACAGGCCATGCTGCGACAACTGCTGCAGGGCTCGGTCGGGATTGGCACCGGGGACGTCCATCTTGTTGAGTGCCACGATGATCGGTACTTCGGCCGCTTTGGCGTGGCTGATGGCTTCTTCCGTTTGCGGCATCACACCGTCGTCGGCGGCCACAATCAGCACGGCAATGTCGGTCACGTTGGCACCACGGGCACGCATTTCGGTAAACGCTTCGTGACCCGGCGTATCGACGAAGGAGATTTTCTTGTCTCCCTTGTCGACGATGTAGGCACGAATGTGCTGGGTGATCCCGCCGGCTTCGCCGCTGACGACGTCCAGGCCGATGATCTTATCCAACAGCGACGTTTTACCGTGGTCGACGTGACCCAGGAACGTAACCACGGGCGGACGTTCGGCCAAATCGTTTTCGTCGTCGACCTGATCCTCGATCTGCGAGATGAGGGTGTCTTCGATCGACTCCGGTTCTTTGATCTTGAGATCGACGCCATGTTCGGCTGCGATCAACTCGGCCGTTTCGGCATCGAGAGTGGCGTTGATGGTCACCATCTGGCCGAACGCCATGAGCGTCCGCTGGACGGCTTGGGCGGGCAGGCCGGTCGCTTCGGAAAACTCACGCAGCGTGCATGGCAGTTCCAACGCGACGTCCGTTTTACGTGGTGCAGCCGTCGAAATCTTGGGGCCTGACTTTTCGCGACGGGGGCGCTGACGGCGACCGCGCGTTTCGTCCCCTTCATTCATGTCGGCCGAGATCGACTTGGAACGCTTGCGGCCCTGGGTTCGCGCGTCGCGGCTGCCGGCCATGCCAGCCATCCCGGTCGACTTGCCTTTACCCTTACCTTTGCCCTTGGCTGGTGCCTCGGCGTCATCACGAACTTCGACTACTTCTTCAAAGTCTGCCGAGGATTTGCGATCCTTGGACTTACGCTTCTTCTCGTGCAGCTTGGTGAATTCTTCAAGCGGTGCTTTCTGCCCCTTCTTGGCGCCTTTGATGGCTTCCTTGGGGAGCTGCATGATCGGCTTTTGAGCGGCCGGCTCTTTCGATTGGGTCGGCTGCTTCGGGGCCGGAGCGGTCGGCATCTTGGCGATCTTGACGACCG
This genomic interval carries:
- the infB gene encoding translation initiation factor IF-2; amino-acid sequence: MPIRIYALAKELQVDSKQLVDICNRAGVTGKGSALASLDDDELVKVKAFMNKDSGGDGGGRGSQSRSAVDEPMRPERPVQPAKPSRIRTLGGPLGNKMRPKEDESQSSYEEEVADESAAVAQEESTPVSAKEAAQTPDAEKGAEPAEVVAEKPAADAQSGQADDQEEAKPEEEADQDAPVRSIRRGDYIAIGSQRKVRTLGGGSGPKREDDRDKPKPKPKKVTPVVKIAKMPTAPAPKQPTQSKEPAAQKPIMQLPKEAIKGAKKGQKAPLEEFTKLHEKKRKSKDRKSSADFEEVVEVRDDAEAPAKGKGKGKGKSTGMAGMAGSRDARTQGRKRSKSISADMNEGDETRGRRQRPRREKSGPKISTAAPRKTDVALELPCTLREFSEATGLPAQAVQRTLMAFGQMVTINATLDAETAELIAAEHGVDLKIKEPESIEDTLISQIEDQVDDENDLAERPPVVTFLGHVDHGKTSLLDKIIGLDVVSGEAGGITQHIRAYIVDKGDKKISFVDTPGHEAFTEMRARGANVTDIAVLIVAADDGVMPQTEEAISHAKAAEVPIIVALNKMDVPGANPDRALQQLSQHGLLPAEWGGDVEVVKTSAITGEGVDALLETILLTSEIHEYKANPSRDAVGVCLEAEQESDRGVLAKLIVNNGTLKVGDVIVCGSTFGRVKAMYDTLDARKRLEEAAPSTPVNVTGFDEAPAAGEKFYVLKDIADAREIAEMRSDRSRADKLGGHTVKVSFEQFQERLQSGNLAGDDAGIVYLNIILRADTRGSIEAIQKELDKLDHPEVKVRVMQATVGGVTVADVTLASASNAVIVAFNVIPDEAARSLADDRGVEIRRYDIIYKVTEDIKLLLEGQLKPESRVTELGRALVQRTFSISRIGTIAGCRVLGGIIERGCRIRVNRDGRGIGDYPLDSLKREKDDAKEVREGYECGIKLSGFNDIKEGDILEAFKVEEFARTLES